Proteins co-encoded in one Gossypium arboreum isolate Shixiya-1 chromosome 11, ASM2569848v2, whole genome shotgun sequence genomic window:
- the LOC108487498 gene encoding U-box domain-containing protein 3 isoform X2, with translation METTSVRYLINSISRFIHLTSCQKIKVVPMEKNYRNMVVVLKILKPLLDDIVDCKIPSDETLYKECEELDLLVNEARELVEKWCYNMSKIHRVLQSESFLIKMQSSSLQICRVLQRSLQSSLSTSSITTVQHCMREIKRLQQERSLENVGEALRSLRDDAIPCTDHLIKVFKSLNLLSSRDLFKETVAVEKERMNVQVNSAKGKLDQINQIVDLISCIRDYMLKTQHFVPTCGILIPPRFLCPLSLELMMDPVIVASGQTYDRTSIQKWLDTGLSICPKTHQTLTHTKLIPNDIVKAMVASWCEENNLQLSSNNGRAKLVSMSSPSNHLSSQDLNHTDSTCFANGSCSTSRSSPEGRNGLEKQKIDTSSRYNQECYGYQSREIDKYDQQSSNQSFIHSRTESASSEVSSIDCASSSSKKHERNDLAEISSEGLGTSSLTEESGLSSWITGKQLQASGAKIEKSVNGNHNYNSPYFIESGSGCDDLTTSSHVKMLVDNLKSLSNEVQTAAAAELRFLAKHNMENRIIIGQCGAIAPLLSLLYSEVKLTQEHAVTALLNLSINEDNKARIAKLGAIEPLIHVLKSGNDGAKENSAAALFSLSVLEEYKARIGRSGAVKALVNLLGSGTLRGRKDAATALFNLSIFHENKTRIVQAGTVKYLVKFLDPDSGMVDKAVALLSNLSTITEGRLAIVQEGGIPVLIEVVESGSPRGKENAASALLQLCLNSSKFCTLVLYEGAIPSLVALSQSGTPRAKEKAQQLLSHFRSRREGATGKGRM, from the exons ATGGAAACAACCTCTGTGAGATATCTCATCAACAGCATCTCTCGATTTATTCATCTCACATCATGCCAGAAAATAAAAGTTGTTCCCATGGAAAAGAATTACAGAAATATGGTTGTcgtgttaaaaattttaaaaccacTGCTTGATGATATTGTTGATTGCAAGATACCTTCAGATGAAACTCTATATAAAGAGTGTGAAGAGCTAGATTTGCTTGTGAATGAGGCTCGAGAATTGGTGGAGAAGTGGTGTTATAATATGAGCAAAATCCACAGG GTTCTTCAGAGTGAGTCTTTTCTGATAAAAATGCAAAGCTCTTCGCTTCAGATATGTCGAGTATTACAGAGATCATTGCAATCATCACTATCCACTTCAAGTATAACCACCGTTCAG CACTGTATGCGGGAAATTAAACGTCTACAGCAGGAGAGGTCATTGGAAAATGTAGGAGAGGCTTTGAGAAGTCTAAGAGATGATGCTATTCCTTGCACTGATCATTTGATAAAAGTTTTCAAATCACTGAACTTGTTGTCAAGCCGGGATTTGTTCAAAGAAACTGTGGCTGTGGAAAAAGAGAGAATGAATGTGCAAGTCAACAGTGCAAAAGGGAAATTAGATCAAATCAACCAGATTGTGGATCTCATCTCTTGTATACGTGATTATATGCTTAAAACACAGCACTTTGTACCCACATGTGGTATTTTGATACCTCCACGCTTCCTTTGCCCCTTGTCGTTGGAACTTATGATGGATCCTGTTATTGTCGCTTCTGGGCAAACTTATGACCGCACTTCCATCCAAAAGTGGCTTGATACTGGATTGTCCATTTGCCCAAAGACCCATCAAACACTTACACATACAAAGCTCATTCCAAATGACATAGTCAAAGCTATGGTAGCAAGTTGGTGTGAGGAAAACAACTTACAACTTTCTAGTAACAATGGCCGTGCAAAACTTGTCTCGATGTCTTCTCCTTCAAATCATTTATCATCTCAAGATTTAAATCATACTGATAGTACTTGCTTTGCAAACGGTAGTTGCTCCACATCAAGATCATCACCTGAAGGTAGAAATGGTTTAGAGAAGCAGAAGATTGACACCTCATCAAGATATAACCAAGAATGCTATGGATACCAAAGCAGGGAGATTGACAAGTATGATCAGCAATCCTCCAATCAGTCATTTATTCACAGCAGGACTGAATCAGCCTCAAGTGAAGTTTCTAGCATTGATTGTGCCTCTAGTAGTTCAAAGAAACATGAAAGGAACGACTTAGCTGAAATTTCATCTGAGGGACTTGGTACTTCCTCATTAACAGAAGAATCTGGACTTTCTTCCTGGATAACAGGAAAGCAGTTGCAGGCCTCTGGAGCAAAAATAGAAAAGTCAGTCAACGGAAACCATAATTATAACAGCCCTTATTTCATTGAATCTGGGTCAGGATGTGATGATTTGACCACGAGTTCCCATGTGAAGATGTTAGTGGACAACCTTAAAAGCCTATCCAATGAAGTCCAAACAGCAGCTGCTGCAGAATTGCGCTTTCTTGCAAAGCACAACATGGAAAATCGAATAATTATAGGTCAATGTGGTGCTATTGCGCCATTACTTTCTCTATTATACTCAGAAGTAAAGCTAACGCAAGAGCATGCTGTTACAGCCCTTCTAAACCTCTCAATTAATGAAGATAACAAGGCTAGAATTGCAAAATTGGGAGCAATAGAGCCGCTAATTCATGTTTTAAAGTCTGGAAATGATGGAGCCAAAGAAAACTCTGCGGCTGCTTTGTTCAGTCTTTCTGTCTTGGAAGAGTACAAGGCAAGGATCGGCCGCTCTGGTGCTGTAAAAGCCTTGGTAAATCTTCTAGGCTCAGGAACATTGAGAGGGAGAAAAGATGCTGCTACTGCTTTGTTTAACTTGTCAATCTTTCATGAAAATAAGACTCGTATAGTGCAAGCTGGCACAGTGAAATACCTTGTCAAGTTTTTGGATCCTGATAGTGGGATGGTTGACAAGGCAGTTGCTCTTCTCTCGAACCTGTCCACAATCACGGAAGGGCGTTTGGCAATTGTACAGGAAGGCGGTATCCCAGTACTAATTGAAGTTGTTGAATCAGGGTCGCCAAGGGGTAAGGAAAATGCTGCCTCTGCATTGCTGCAACTATGCCTTAACAGTTCCAAGTTTTGTACCTTGGTTTTGTACGAAGGGGCTATTCCATCCCTAGTTGCGCTGTCTCAGTCCGGCACACCAAGAGCTAAGGAAAAG GCACAGCAGCTTCTTAGTCACTTCCGGAGTCGGAGAGAAGGTGCGACAGGGAAGGGCAGGATGTGA
- the LOC108488140 gene encoding patellin-4-like, whose protein sequence is MGKKRENINKAKESGKVQDQNMANLFDYEIALQVQEGHEKGCPSQTNSDQETDEETFEEPPSVREDRRNIAMRMKERKFKALVEFRCRVEDAILGDYLFGKPSNKVGGEDNAKAIEQLKEITLWGVPLMPSKRHGGTDIVLLKFLEAKDYKVLEALEMLQRTLKWRKEFKADEILEENLVPGFENLTYQNSSDKDGHPVYYNVYGALKDQQTQYRILGSEEKREKFLRWRVQYMEKAIKELRFQPGGTNSIVQIIDMKHAQGPTTKELRSVCRKSWKLFQDHYPHLIHLNIIINVPLWYYISHTFSSRLKTQRKKSKIVIARPGKVTSTLLKFIPPENLPVEYGGFKRDNDDDFSPEDKVSEVTVRANSFEHIRIPAPQAGVTLVWDLTVVGSCDVSYKEEFIPDDEGSYKVLLQNEKEKKKGEGVRNAFYISEPGKIVITFDNPLLKKTKVLYRYKTKPTVPIYVLNKN, encoded by the exons ATggggaagaaaagagaaaacatCAATAAAGCAAAAGAAAGTGGCAAGGTTCAGGATCAAAACATGGCTAATCTATTTGATTATGAGATTGCCCTCCAAGTTCAAGAGGGCCATGAGAAAGGTTGTCCAAGTCAAACCAACTCCGACCAAGAAACCGATGAGGAAACCTTTGAAGAACCTCCATCCGTTCGAGAAGATAGACGGAATATTGCAATGAGAATGAAGGAAAGGAAGTTCAAGGCCTTGGTTGAATTTAGGTGCCGAGTTGAAGATGCGATTCTTGGGGATTATCTCTTTGGGAAACCCAGCAACAAAGTTGGTGGAGAAGACAATGCAAAGGCCATTGAACAACTGAAAGAGATTACACTTTGGGGTGTACCATTGATGCCAAGCAAACGCCATGGCGGAACCGACATTGTGCTGTTGAAATTCTTGGAAGCAAAAGATTACAAGGTGCTTGAGGCCTTGGAGATGCTTCAGAGGACGTTAAAATGGCGGAAGGAATTCAAAGCCGATGAAATTCTGGAAGAAAATCTGGTTCCTGGTTTCGAAAACTTGACTTACCAAAATAGTAGCGACAAGGACGGTCACCCTGTGTATTACAACGTATACGGTGCCTTGAAAGACCAGCAAACCCAATATAGAATACTTGGTTCAGAAGAGAAGCGCGAAAAGTTCTTAAGATGGAGAGTTCAATACATGGAGAAGGCTATCAAGGAACTCAGGTTTCAACCTGGTGGAACCAACTCCATTGTTCAGATCATAGATATGAAGCACGCACAAGGGCCTACCACAAAGGAACTTCGTTCTGTTTGTCGAAAATCTTGGAAGTTGTTTCAAGATCATTATCCTCACCTCATCCATCTAAAT ATAATCATAAATGTTCCCTTGTGGTATTATATCTCCCATACGTTTTCTTCCCGGCTGAAAACTCAGAGAAAGAAAAGCAAGATTGTTATTGCCAGACCAGGGAAAGTTACTTCCACTCTTCTCAA GTTTATACCCCCAGAAAACCTTCCAGTTGAATATGGAGGTTTCAAAAGAGATAACGACGACGACTTTTCCCCAGAAGACAAGGTTTCAGAGGTTACGGTTAGAGCAAATTCATTTGAGCACATCCGAATTCCAGCTCCTCAG GCTGGAGTAACACTGGTTTGGGATTTAACAGTGGTGGGATCATGTGATGTATCCTACAAGGAAGAGTTCATTCCAGACGATGAAGGGTCGTACAAAGTGTTGCTCCAAAACGAGAAGGAAAAGAAGAAAGGAGAGGGTGTTAGGAATGCATTTTATATTAGTGAACCAGGGAAGATAGTTATAACCTTTGATAACCCCTTGCTCAAGAAGACGAAGGTCCTCTATAGATATAAAACCAAACCCACTGTTCCCATCTACGTCTTAAATAAGAACTAG
- the LOC108489567 gene encoding rho-N domain-containing protein 1, chloroplastic-like, with the protein MSHALHLVSNNVPGYGPADCRYRSCSGISGRALTLSPCSSYSEHRICSLVKIRSSKCGSRGIPFACKASSSGYRRSPDFSRQRHGLQGRNRQNEDKYSFENLDESEMLSSKNGPVLSLSSLTNFQATAAPSPREKEIVELFKKVQAKLRERAAAKEDKRAEALQRKSNESETVDSLLKLLRKHSVEQGKKNDGIGNSSDLHLDHPEVNDSSIEDKSSSFFDYKKPYAPTLSRPASNFRRKSPVPRTKYQQVYSSEETINSDRNLSLAESPAAPDHLLELESESEPESIYQEPNMLDELSENKSTDVGTDESEQQVEHEDLSALKVQELRALAKSRGLKGFSKMKKSELVVLLS; encoded by the exons ATGTCGCACGCACTTCATCTTGTTTCCAATAACGTTCCTG GTTATGGACCAGCAGACTGCAGATATCGCTCCTGCTCAGGTATTTCTGGAAGAGCCTTGACATTATCTCCTTGCTCTTCATATAGCGAACACAGAATTTGTTCGCTGGTGAAGATAAGATCTTCAAAATGTGGTTCCAGGGGAATAccttttgcatgcaaagcaagtTCTAGTGGTTATAGGAGGAGCCCTGACTTCTCGAGGCAAAGACATGGGTTGCAAGGTAGGAATAGGCAAAATGAAGACAAATATAGTTTTGAAAATCTTGATGAATCTGAAATGTTATCTTCGAAAAATGGGCCAGTTCTCTCGCTATCCAGTTTGACAAATTTTCAAGCCACAGCAGCCCCATCTCCAAGGGAGAAGGAGATTGTGGAGCTTTTCAAGAAGGTCCAAGCTAAACTTCGAGAAAGAGCAGCTGCTAAAGAAGATAAGAGAGCTGAAGCCTTACAAAGAAAAAGCAATGAGAGTGAAACAGTTGATTCGCTCCTTAAACTGTTGAGGAAACACTCAGTCGAACAAGGTAAGAAAAATGACGGCATTGGCAACAGCAGCGACCTGCATTTGGATCATCCGGAAGTGAATGACTCTTCCATTGAAGATAAAAGCTCCAGCTTCTTTGATTACAAAAAACCTTATGCCCCTACTTTAAGTAGACCAGCATCAAATTTTCGACGCAAATCACCTGTTCCGCGAACGAAATATCAGCAAGTTTATTCCAGTGAGGAGACCATAAATTCAGACAGAAATTTGAGTTTGGCTGAGTCACCTGCTGCGCCTGATCACTTGCTGGAACTAGAGTCTGAATCTGAGCCTGAGTCAATCTATCAAGAACCTAACATGTTAGATGagttgtcagagaacaaatctaCGGATGTTGGTACAGATGAGAGTGAACAGCAGGTTGAACACGAAGATCTCAGTGCGTTGAAGGTACAAGAACTAAGGGCACTTGCAAAATCTCGGGGTTTGAAAGGATTCTCCAAAATGAAGAAGAGCGAGTTGGTGGTCCTGCTGAGTTAG
- the LOC108487327 gene encoding protein LIGHT-DEPENDENT SHORT HYPOCOTYLS 3-like, with protein sequence MPMDSFPEMDSFNLENASLNISNNGATSLATSSSSTSSRYENQKRRDWNTFGQYLKNHRPPLSLSMCSGAHVLEFLRYLDQFGKTKVHTLNCPFYGLPNPPAPCPCPLRQAWGSLDALIGRLRAAFEENGGKPEANPFGTRAVRLYLREVRDLQSKARGISYEKKKRKRPLANQTPTLPVPPPPPSAI encoded by the coding sequence ATGCCCATGGATTCATTTCCAGAAATGGATAGCTTCAACTTGGAAAACGCTAGCCTCAACATTAGCAATAACGGTGCCACATCACTTGCAACCTCGTCTTCTTCGACGTCAAGCCGGTACGAGAACCAAAAGCGCCGTGACTGGAATACCTTTGGACAGTACCTGAAGAATCATAGGCCCCCACTTTCACTCTCCATGTGTAGTGGAGCACACGTCCTCGAGTTCCTTCGCTACCTCGACCAATTTGGAAAAACCAAAGTCCACACTCTTAACTGCCCCTTCTATGGCCTCCCAAACCCACCTGCCCCTTGTCCATGCCCGCTCCGTCAAGCCTGGGGTAGCCTCGATGCTCTCATCGGCCGCCTCCGAGCTGCCTTTGAAGAAAATGGCGGAAAACCTGAAGCAAACCCATTTGGAACCAGAGCTGTGAGGCTTTATCTTCGTGAGGTTCGCGATTTGCAGTCAAAAGCAAGAGGGATTAGCTATGAAAAGAAGAAGCGTAAGAGACCCCTAGCCAACCAAACCCCAACTCTTCCAGTGCCACCACCACCACCTAGTGCAATCTGA
- the LOC108489566 gene encoding putative E3 ubiquitin-protein ligase XBAT35: protein MGQKFDTMRQKQSKDELLYQAAITGNVDDIKALCREGAGLEWIDRDGKTALIVACMNPELIDVVKTLIEMGANVNAYRPGRNAGTPLHHAAKRGLEQTVKLLLSRGANFLLRNDDCQTPLEVARNKGCTNIVRAIENHICCFSGWFREFHGPSFLGGFAPQLLSRKIWVVIIPCGSGNPMRPPRFELAIYSTFQDAQPHTVIALWKAKIEEPKFHKSDPALVIFDQTTKTRYKIASGNEGDKQQLQWLYSACKGNIQVVPSPTFFDTQTSSAANAHQTVAESLERNNNWSSGAVDANGWEISTNAESYNGWGPTDGREHSELGNTGWMDGPTRKDYNGWGVLDSGPTVQTLGDHSGWMDARTKKENDWAVPDSRPTGKQSHQVQSLLDPPAHVQTSGFNASMSPSAPPIPDDVLVEEPSHYPSIDFNPVHLPVTTTTDHRASTTNDAKGDGSSSCIICWEAPVEGACIPCGHMAGCMSCLNEIKAKNGLCPVCRSKIDQVIRLYTV, encoded by the exons ATGGGTCAGAAATTTGATACGATGCGCCAAAAGCAATCAAAAGACGAGTTGCTTTATCAGGCTGCAATTACCGGGAACGTCGATGACATTAAAGCTCTTTGCAGAGAAGGTGCTGGCCTTGAG TGGATAGACAGAGATGGAAAGACTGCCCTCATTGTGGCATGCATGAATCCTGAATTAATAGATGTGGTCAAGACACTGATTGAAATGGGTGCCAATGTCAATGCTTACCGCCCTG GACGTAATGCAGGGACCCCATTACATCATGCTGCAAAAAGAGGCCTGGAGCAAACTGTTAAGCTGCTTCTTTCTCGTGGCG CTAATTTTTTATTGAGGAATGATGATTGTCAGACACCGCTTGAGGTTGCCAGAAATAAAGGGTGTACAAATATTGTCCGTGCAATTGAG AATCATATTTGCTGTTTCTCTGGCTGGTTTCGGGAGTTTCACGGTCCAAGCTTCCTTGGTGGATTTGCTCCTCAGTTGTTATCAAGGAAAAT CTGGGTTGTGATTATACCTTGTGGTTCTGGTAATCCCATGAGGCCTCCCAGATTTGAGCTTGCAATATATTCCACTTTTCAG GATGCCCAGCCTCATACGGTCATTGCTCTTTGGAAGGCCAAAATTGAAGAACCCAAATTTCATAAATCAGATCCAGCACTTGTCATATTTGATCAGACAACCA AAACTCGATACAAGATTGCATCTGGAAATGAGGGAGACAAGCAGCAGCTTCAATGGTTGTATAGTGCATGCAAAGGAAATATtcag GTTGTCCCGTCCCCAACATTTTTTGATACCCAAACTTCAAGTGCAGCAAATGCACATCAAACTGTTGCTGAATCTCTAGAACGTAATAATAACTGGAGCTCTGGGGCAGTTGATGCAAACGGTTGGGAGATTTCTACAAATGCTGAAAGTTATAATGGATGGGGTCCTACTGATGGACGGGAACATTCAGAGCTAGGTAACACAGGATGGATGGATGGACCAACCAGAAAGGATTACAATGGTTGGGGTGTGTTAGATTCTGGACCAACTGTCCAAACCCTTGGAGATCACAGTGGTTGGATGGATGCACGAACTAAAAAAGAAAACGACTGGGCTGTGCCTGATTCTAGACCTACTGGTAAACAAAGTCATCAAGTCCAAAGCCTCTTGGATCCTCCTGCCCATGTCCAAACAAGTGGATTCAATGCTTCCATGTCTCCATCTGCTCCACCAATTCCTGATGATGTTTTAGTTGAAGAACCAAGTCATTATCCTTCAATTGATTTCAATCCAGTGCATTTGCCTGTTACAACAACAACAGATCATAGAGCCTCAACCACAAATGATGCTAAAGGAGATGGTTCTTCCTCTTGTATAATATGTTGGGAAGCTCCAGTAGAAGGTGCATGCATCCCCTGTGGTCATATGGCTGGTTGCATGTCTTGCTTAAATGAGATAAAGGCCAAAAATGGACTATGCCCCGTTTGCCGAAGCAAGATAGATCAAGTTATAAGGCTCTATACCGTATGA
- the LOC108487498 gene encoding U-box domain-containing protein 3 isoform X1 — protein sequence MGQMETTSVRYLINSISRFIHLTSCQKIKVVPMEKNYRNMVVVLKILKPLLDDIVDCKIPSDETLYKECEELDLLVNEARELVEKWCYNMSKIHRVLQSESFLIKMQSSSLQICRVLQRSLQSSLSTSSITTVQHCMREIKRLQQERSLENVGEALRSLRDDAIPCTDHLIKVFKSLNLLSSRDLFKETVAVEKERMNVQVNSAKGKLDQINQIVDLISCIRDYMLKTQHFVPTCGILIPPRFLCPLSLELMMDPVIVASGQTYDRTSIQKWLDTGLSICPKTHQTLTHTKLIPNDIVKAMVASWCEENNLQLSSNNGRAKLVSMSSPSNHLSSQDLNHTDSTCFANGSCSTSRSSPEGRNGLEKQKIDTSSRYNQECYGYQSREIDKYDQQSSNQSFIHSRTESASSEVSSIDCASSSSKKHERNDLAEISSEGLGTSSLTEESGLSSWITGKQLQASGAKIEKSVNGNHNYNSPYFIESGSGCDDLTTSSHVKMLVDNLKSLSNEVQTAAAAELRFLAKHNMENRIIIGQCGAIAPLLSLLYSEVKLTQEHAVTALLNLSINEDNKARIAKLGAIEPLIHVLKSGNDGAKENSAAALFSLSVLEEYKARIGRSGAVKALVNLLGSGTLRGRKDAATALFNLSIFHENKTRIVQAGTVKYLVKFLDPDSGMVDKAVALLSNLSTITEGRLAIVQEGGIPVLIEVVESGSPRGKENAASALLQLCLNSSKFCTLVLYEGAIPSLVALSQSGTPRAKEKAQQLLSHFRSRREGATGKGRM from the exons ATGG GTCAGATGGAAACAACCTCTGTGAGATATCTCATCAACAGCATCTCTCGATTTATTCATCTCACATCATGCCAGAAAATAAAAGTTGTTCCCATGGAAAAGAATTACAGAAATATGGTTGTcgtgttaaaaattttaaaaccacTGCTTGATGATATTGTTGATTGCAAGATACCTTCAGATGAAACTCTATATAAAGAGTGTGAAGAGCTAGATTTGCTTGTGAATGAGGCTCGAGAATTGGTGGAGAAGTGGTGTTATAATATGAGCAAAATCCACAGG GTTCTTCAGAGTGAGTCTTTTCTGATAAAAATGCAAAGCTCTTCGCTTCAGATATGTCGAGTATTACAGAGATCATTGCAATCATCACTATCCACTTCAAGTATAACCACCGTTCAG CACTGTATGCGGGAAATTAAACGTCTACAGCAGGAGAGGTCATTGGAAAATGTAGGAGAGGCTTTGAGAAGTCTAAGAGATGATGCTATTCCTTGCACTGATCATTTGATAAAAGTTTTCAAATCACTGAACTTGTTGTCAAGCCGGGATTTGTTCAAAGAAACTGTGGCTGTGGAAAAAGAGAGAATGAATGTGCAAGTCAACAGTGCAAAAGGGAAATTAGATCAAATCAACCAGATTGTGGATCTCATCTCTTGTATACGTGATTATATGCTTAAAACACAGCACTTTGTACCCACATGTGGTATTTTGATACCTCCACGCTTCCTTTGCCCCTTGTCGTTGGAACTTATGATGGATCCTGTTATTGTCGCTTCTGGGCAAACTTATGACCGCACTTCCATCCAAAAGTGGCTTGATACTGGATTGTCCATTTGCCCAAAGACCCATCAAACACTTACACATACAAAGCTCATTCCAAATGACATAGTCAAAGCTATGGTAGCAAGTTGGTGTGAGGAAAACAACTTACAACTTTCTAGTAACAATGGCCGTGCAAAACTTGTCTCGATGTCTTCTCCTTCAAATCATTTATCATCTCAAGATTTAAATCATACTGATAGTACTTGCTTTGCAAACGGTAGTTGCTCCACATCAAGATCATCACCTGAAGGTAGAAATGGTTTAGAGAAGCAGAAGATTGACACCTCATCAAGATATAACCAAGAATGCTATGGATACCAAAGCAGGGAGATTGACAAGTATGATCAGCAATCCTCCAATCAGTCATTTATTCACAGCAGGACTGAATCAGCCTCAAGTGAAGTTTCTAGCATTGATTGTGCCTCTAGTAGTTCAAAGAAACATGAAAGGAACGACTTAGCTGAAATTTCATCTGAGGGACTTGGTACTTCCTCATTAACAGAAGAATCTGGACTTTCTTCCTGGATAACAGGAAAGCAGTTGCAGGCCTCTGGAGCAAAAATAGAAAAGTCAGTCAACGGAAACCATAATTATAACAGCCCTTATTTCATTGAATCTGGGTCAGGATGTGATGATTTGACCACGAGTTCCCATGTGAAGATGTTAGTGGACAACCTTAAAAGCCTATCCAATGAAGTCCAAACAGCAGCTGCTGCAGAATTGCGCTTTCTTGCAAAGCACAACATGGAAAATCGAATAATTATAGGTCAATGTGGTGCTATTGCGCCATTACTTTCTCTATTATACTCAGAAGTAAAGCTAACGCAAGAGCATGCTGTTACAGCCCTTCTAAACCTCTCAATTAATGAAGATAACAAGGCTAGAATTGCAAAATTGGGAGCAATAGAGCCGCTAATTCATGTTTTAAAGTCTGGAAATGATGGAGCCAAAGAAAACTCTGCGGCTGCTTTGTTCAGTCTTTCTGTCTTGGAAGAGTACAAGGCAAGGATCGGCCGCTCTGGTGCTGTAAAAGCCTTGGTAAATCTTCTAGGCTCAGGAACATTGAGAGGGAGAAAAGATGCTGCTACTGCTTTGTTTAACTTGTCAATCTTTCATGAAAATAAGACTCGTATAGTGCAAGCTGGCACAGTGAAATACCTTGTCAAGTTTTTGGATCCTGATAGTGGGATGGTTGACAAGGCAGTTGCTCTTCTCTCGAACCTGTCCACAATCACGGAAGGGCGTTTGGCAATTGTACAGGAAGGCGGTATCCCAGTACTAATTGAAGTTGTTGAATCAGGGTCGCCAAGGGGTAAGGAAAATGCTGCCTCTGCATTGCTGCAACTATGCCTTAACAGTTCCAAGTTTTGTACCTTGGTTTTGTACGAAGGGGCTATTCCATCCCTAGTTGCGCTGTCTCAGTCCGGCACACCAAGAGCTAAGGAAAAG GCACAGCAGCTTCTTAGTCACTTCCGGAGTCGGAGAGAAGGTGCGACAGGGAAGGGCAGGATGTGA
- the LOC108489676 gene encoding TOM1-like protein 2 produces the protein MDKAKLSEWGEKLRTGGAQMSRMVSGKMKEILQGPTPESKVVDEATSETLEEPNWGLNMKICAMINSEEFNGTEIVRAIKKKISGKNAVIQWLSLDLLEACTTNCEKVASEVASEKVLEEMMKMIENPNTDHGNRGRALQLIRAWGQSQDLAYLPVFHQTYESLKERSTHVPVGNGKSGPLQYSLESCMRLPPSEDYPDNETELHASDFAYNYGNFSVEQKKEVFEVTWNSLEVLSSMLVKETEPKPTMDELTKSMLEKCKQSQPVIQMIIEGTTDDDGILFEALNLNDELQQVISKFEELEAGSMSGRQLTENSGTTAANATVPVETCNENTISDSPSTHDETKKTASPSTHKETKMSASEKVDTNEPAVTRKHD, from the exons ATGGATAAAGCGAAACTCTCTGAATGGGGCGAGAAACTGAGAACGGGTGGAGCTCAAATGAGTAGAATGGTTAGTGGGAAAATGAAGGAAATTCTTCAAGGCCCCACACCCGAGTCGAAAGTCGTCGATGAGGCCACTTCTGAGACATTAGAAGAACCCAACTGGGGATTGAACATGAAGATATGTGCTATGATCAACAGCGAAGAGTTCAATGGGACCGAAATTGTTAGGGCCATCAAGAAGAAGATTTCGGGCAAAAACGCTGTCATCCAATGGTTGAGCCTCGATTTGTTGGAAGCTTGTACCACCAATTGCGAGAAGGTAGCTTCCGAGGTGGCTTCCGAGAAAGTTTTGGAAGAGATGATGAAGATGATTGAGAATCCCAACACGGATCACGGGAATAGAGGAAGGGCTTTGCAGTTGATTCGTGCTTGGGGACAATCTCAGGATCTTGCTTACCTCCCTGTGTTTCACCAAACTTATGag AGCTTGAAAGAAAGGAGTACACATGTACCAGTAGGTAACGGGAAATCAGGCCCTTTGCAGTATTCCTTGGAGTCTTGTATGAGATTGCCTCCCTCTGAAGATTATCCTGACAATGAGACAGAATTGCATGCCAGTGATTTTGCCTACAACTATGGGAATTTTTCTGTTGAGCAAAAGAAGGAAGTTTTCGAAGTAACTTGGAACAGCCTTGAGGTGCTTTCTAGCATGTTGGTTAAGGAAACTGAGCCGAAACCCACAATG GACGAGTTGACAAAGAGCATGTTGGAGAAGTGCAAGCAATCCCAGCCTGTTATTCAGATGATCATAGAAGGCACTACTGATGATGATGGAATTCTCTTCGAGGCACTGAATCTGAATGATGAGCTTCAACAGGTCATCTCCAAATTCGAGGAACTGGAAGCCGGCTCAATGTCCGGAAGACAGCTTACCGAAAACTCGGGCACCACTGCAGCTAATGCCACTGTTCCAGTTGAGACCTGTAACGAAAATACGATCAGTGATTCCCCTTCAACGCATGATGAAACCAAGAAAACAGCTTCTCCCTCGACCCATAAAGAAACCAAGATGAGTGCTTCCGAAAAAGTAGACACTAATGAACCAGCAGTAACAAGAAAACACGATTGA